The following proteins are encoded in a genomic region of Longimicrobiales bacterium:
- a CDS encoding FtsX-like permease family protein, giving the protein MRESRYGFRRVGVYMASITLGVAALVSIHSFRDDFSRSVQEEADVLMGANARFADDKPIGPEIQAVIDSLRDEGVESARVTTASSMILAPTSDVVRLLQVRALDQGYPYYGDVATEPAGVWGAHLEPGKVLVDPAVLTQLRVSIGDSLVVGTVRLVIAGTVDDLPTDVAFQAAIGPRIHISQESMERAGLIGFGSLARYEVYLRLPDQNERGGLRDRYGEVLRASGVSYRLAEEQAQSLANGVRFLGRFLALVGLAALLLGGVGVASAIHVYIRERRPGIAVLRCIGAGQSTAFLAYLIQAAWLGLLGASGGVVLGVVLQEVMPIVLAGVLPVDVNTRLSLPSIAAGLGIGVWVAVVFALIPLLQVRDVAPLAAIRQDFEARRRRFDLPRLASYLIVAASVLLLCALEAPEPEIGIGFALGLAVAGGTIAAVGLGLTHLTRRFFPARASYPVRQGVSNLFRPQNQTVSVTLALGLGAFVIGMIVQVEASLRDDLTMSAGDGQPNLLLFDIQTDQLAGILELVGEDAQADVSPLVTGRVAQINRISVDSLRANPDPEQRPDAWAVRREYRNTYRATLGRAETLISGQWWDGTPGTEDGTRVDYGRLPRVSIEQDVAESLRVGLGDTIGWDISGTQIETVITSLRRVDWGRLEPNFFAIFEPGVLDDAPQNILLVARIPSDEERARVQRDLVGVFPNVSALDFSRVQEAIESVLSRVRQAVAFLGGFSALAGIIVLTGALATSRMQRLREGALLKTLGARRNQVMTVLFAEYLALGSIATASGLLLAIGASAIVVPQVFEIDYTVRLGSVGVIWLVVVSLTVLTGLVGSRDLLRRPPLPVLREAPE; this is encoded by the coding sequence TTGCGGGAGAGTCGATACGGGTTTCGTCGTGTCGGCGTCTACATGGCCTCGATCACGCTGGGCGTCGCTGCGCTCGTTTCGATTCATTCATTCCGCGACGACTTTTCCCGGTCGGTTCAGGAGGAGGCGGACGTCCTTATGGGGGCGAACGCTCGCTTCGCGGATGACAAGCCGATCGGACCGGAGATTCAGGCTGTTATCGACTCCCTCCGTGACGAAGGAGTGGAGTCGGCTCGGGTCACGACGGCCTCGTCGATGATCCTGGCGCCCACCAGTGATGTCGTGCGCCTTCTTCAGGTCCGTGCGCTTGACCAGGGGTATCCGTACTACGGCGACGTCGCGACGGAACCTGCCGGTGTCTGGGGCGCGCACCTGGAGCCCGGCAAGGTTCTCGTGGATCCTGCTGTGCTGACGCAACTCAGGGTCTCGATTGGGGACTCGCTGGTCGTCGGGACGGTGCGTCTCGTGATCGCGGGCACCGTCGACGACCTCCCGACTGACGTCGCTTTTCAGGCCGCCATCGGCCCACGTATTCACATCTCGCAAGAGTCCATGGAGCGAGCTGGCCTCATCGGCTTCGGCAGTTTGGCACGCTACGAGGTCTACCTGCGGCTCCCCGACCAGAATGAAAGAGGCGGTCTGCGGGACCGATACGGTGAGGTGCTGCGGGCATCTGGTGTGAGCTATCGCCTCGCCGAAGAACAGGCACAAAGCCTGGCGAATGGCGTTCGGTTCCTTGGGAGATTCCTCGCTCTCGTAGGACTCGCGGCCCTTCTCCTTGGGGGTGTGGGCGTCGCGAGCGCGATTCACGTGTATATCCGCGAGCGACGACCGGGGATCGCAGTCCTTCGCTGCATCGGTGCAGGGCAGAGCACTGCGTTTCTCGCGTACCTGATTCAGGCCGCGTGGCTCGGTCTGCTCGGAGCCTCGGGTGGTGTGGTACTTGGGGTCGTGCTTCAGGAGGTCATGCCGATCGTCCTGGCCGGCGTCTTGCCGGTAGACGTGAACACGCGTCTGTCTCTCCCTTCCATCGCGGCGGGCCTTGGCATCGGGGTGTGGGTCGCTGTTGTCTTCGCGCTGATCCCACTTCTACAGGTGCGCGATGTGGCACCGCTCGCGGCCATCCGACAGGACTTCGAGGCACGACGACGACGATTCGATCTGCCGCGTCTGGCCTCGTACCTGATTGTTGCCGCGAGCGTACTCCTGTTGTGCGCCCTAGAGGCCCCTGAGCCTGAGATAGGCATTGGCTTCGCTCTGGGGCTGGCCGTGGCAGGAGGCACGATCGCAGCAGTGGGCCTGGGCTTGACTCACCTGACCCGGCGCTTCTTTCCTGCGCGCGCATCCTATCCTGTTCGTCAGGGGGTCTCAAACCTTTTTCGGCCCCAGAACCAGACAGTCTCCGTGACGCTCGCGCTTGGCCTTGGTGCCTTTGTCATCGGTATGATCGTGCAAGTCGAAGCGAGCCTGAGAGACGACCTGACGATGTCAGCCGGAGATGGACAGCCGAACCTGCTCCTCTTCGACATCCAGACCGATCAGCTTGCCGGAATCCTGGAGCTCGTGGGCGAGGACGCGCAGGCCGACGTCTCTCCGCTGGTGACCGGACGGGTGGCTCAGATCAACCGCATTTCAGTGGACTCACTGCGGGCGAACCCGGACCCGGAGCAGCGGCCAGATGCATGGGCGGTCCGGCGCGAATATCGAAATACCTACCGCGCCACCCTAGGCCGTGCCGAGACCCTCATTTCCGGACAGTGGTGGGATGGCACGCCAGGCACAGAGGATGGGACGCGCGTTGACTACGGGAGACTCCCGCGGGTCTCCATCGAGCAGGACGTGGCAGAGAGCCTTCGAGTGGGCCTTGGTGACACCATCGGTTGGGATATTTCAGGCACCCAGATCGAAACCGTGATCACAAGTTTGCGGCGCGTAGATTGGGGCCGACTGGAGCCGAATTTCTTTGCGATCTTTGAGCCGGGTGTGCTCGACGATGCGCCACAGAACATTCTCTTGGTGGCACGAATTCCGAGTGACGAAGAGCGAGCGCGTGTGCAGCGGGACCTAGTGGGGGTCTTCCCGAATGTATCGGCGCTGGATTTTTCCCGGGTTCAGGAGGCGATCGAGTCGGTCCTCTCGCGGGTGCGACAAGCTGTCGCGTTCCTGGGCGGATTCAGTGCGCTCGCCGGGATCATCGTGCTAACCGGGGCCCTGGCTACATCACGGATGCAGCGACTCCGAGAAGGAGCACTGCTGAAAACGCTCGGCGCTCGGCGCAATCAGGTCATGACCGTCCTGTTTGCGGAGTACCTCGCTCTGGGTTCGATAGCGACGGCAAGCGGGTTACTCCTCGCCATCGGCGCCTCGGCAATCGTCGTTCCGCAGGTATTTGAGATCGACTATACAGTCCGTCTCGGCTCAGTCGGGGTCATCTGGCTGGTGGTGGTTTCACTCACCGTCCTGACCGGCCTGGTCGGGTCGCGTGATCTGCTTCGCCGACCACCGCTTCCAGTACTGCGCGAGGCGCCGGAGTAG
- a CDS encoding ABC transporter ATP-binding protein encodes MMIVAEGLEKTYTSGGRPLPVLRSLDLQIEAESFVSVVGPSGSGKTTLLGLLAGLDEPSGGRVVLDGVDMFSLTEDGRAEFRSQNVGFVFQTFHLLPTLTALENVLVPLELRGEGRSARGGAEALLERVGLGDRLDHYPAQLSGGEQQRVALARAFANRPKILFADEPTGNLDRETGASIVEMLEELNREAYTTLVLVTHDLSLAERAHRVVGLAGGRVASDRPGTDSGPL; translated from the coding sequence ATGATGATCGTTGCCGAGGGACTTGAGAAAACCTACACCAGCGGCGGCAGACCTCTACCCGTACTGCGTTCACTAGATCTCCAGATCGAGGCAGAGTCGTTCGTTTCGGTGGTGGGGCCGTCTGGTAGCGGGAAGACGACATTACTTGGCCTGCTCGCAGGACTCGACGAGCCGAGCGGGGGCCGGGTCGTTCTCGATGGGGTCGACATGTTCAGCCTGACAGAGGACGGGCGCGCTGAATTTCGGTCGCAGAACGTCGGCTTTGTCTTCCAGACCTTCCATCTACTGCCAACGCTTACTGCACTCGAGAACGTGCTCGTCCCCCTCGAACTCCGCGGTGAGGGCAGGTCTGCCCGGGGGGGCGCTGAGGCGCTGCTCGAAAGAGTCGGACTTGGTGACCGGCTCGACCACTATCCGGCTCAGCTCTCGGGCGGAGAACAACAACGTGTCGCGCTCGCCCGAGCTTTTGCGAATCGCCCGAAGATTCTCTTCGCCGATGAACCAACCGGGAATCTGGATCGCGAGACGGGCGCTTCCATCGTTGAGATGCTCGAAGAGCTGAATCGCGAGGCTTACACCACTCTTGTGCTGGTGACGCATGACCTCAGCCTCGCTGAGCGAGCACACCGCGTCGTGGGTCTCGCCGGTGGCCGGGTCGCTTCTGACCGACCCGGGACCGACTCCGGGCCCCTGTGA
- a CDS encoding arylesterase, translating into MKSALYSILALSLAACTATDTVPSSGEPGLDSAMVVDPSTMVPSDDRPTVVFLGTSLTAGLGLERAADTYVSVLAAMADSAGKPFRALNAGVSGETSAGGLRRLDWILREPFDVLFLELGANDGLRGQDPRALASNLTGIIRRTRTRYPDVRVVVAGMEAPPNLGDLYTSAFRSVFRAVAESEETDLIPFLLDGVAGIPELNQADRIHPTTEGHRRTAANAWPVLEAVLDGVEKEGA; encoded by the coding sequence ATGAAAAGCGCTCTCTACTCCATTCTGGCACTGTCGCTCGCCGCATGCACGGCGACGGATACGGTACCGTCTTCGGGCGAACCCGGGCTCGATTCCGCTATGGTGGTCGACCCTTCGACGATGGTTCCATCGGATGATCGCCCGACCGTCGTCTTCCTTGGCACCAGCCTCACTGCGGGCCTTGGCCTGGAGCGCGCCGCCGACACCTACGTTTCCGTACTCGCCGCGATGGCAGACTCTGCAGGAAAGCCATTTCGAGCGCTAAATGCAGGCGTGTCCGGAGAGACGAGCGCAGGAGGGTTGAGGCGACTCGACTGGATATTGCGAGAGCCATTTGACGTCCTGTTCCTCGAGCTCGGTGCCAACGATGGACTTCGAGGGCAGGACCCGCGTGCCCTGGCGTCGAATCTGACCGGGATCATTCGGAGGACTCGCACCCGTTACCCTGATGTACGCGTGGTCGTCGCTGGCATGGAGGCTCCACCCAATCTGGGCGACCTCTACACTTCGGCTTTCCGCAGTGTGTTCCGTGCTGTTGCCGAGTCAGAGGAGACTGATCTCATCCCATTCCTGCTCGATGGCGTGGCTGGCATCCCGGAACTCAACCAGGCGGACCGAATTCATCCGACGACCGAAGGACACAGGCGCACCGCGGCGAATGCGTGGCCAGTGCTCGAGGCCGTTCTAGACGGTGTGGAGAAAGAGGGAGCATGA